The following proteins are encoded in a genomic region of Dasypus novemcinctus isolate mDasNov1 chromosome 3, mDasNov1.1.hap2, whole genome shotgun sequence:
- the C2CD4A gene encoding C2 calcium-dependent domain-containing protein 4A encodes MWCLERLRQGPGCLLRLGDRMHPRRTRQTAAGTPTACANVLTPDRIPEFCIPPRLAPGPTPTTLRNSWVEEVGVDEDTGLTDWDPRSQAALSLPHLPRARTAYGFCALLESPHTRRKESLFLGDSGAGALLRPSAAQPVSSLPAHTCSSGNCEGGVPCASQGCPRSPGAASAATPAAPGSSRSPWDAPTSPPYCRLLRATDRLLGRALRARRSRRLVRARSVSSGDEDQERDACSEPLTLAPSKSPPWLLPVPGAEGLEAEGTVALGRTGGALRLAAEYCRRSGRLRIRLLRAEGLAGGASEPRALSCRVSFVLQPPGKARKQRSTVVRRSRNPGLDQDFCFEGLTEDEVRRVAVHVKAKQKGRGLERGRPLGQGELLLGSLLL; translated from the coding sequence ATGTGGTGCCTGGAGCGGCTCCGCCAGGGTCCTGGGTGCCTCCTACGGCTCGGGGACAGGATGCACCCGCGCCGGACCCGCCAAACCGCCGCCGGAACGCCCACGGCGTGCGCCAACGTGCTCACCCCGGACCGCATCCCCGAGTTCTGCATCCCACCACGACTCGCGCCTGGCCCGACACCAACCACACTCCGTAACTCCTGGGTCGAAGAGGTGGGGGTAGACGAGGATACCGGGCTCACCGACTGGGACCCACGCTCGCAGGCCGCACTCTCGTTGCCCCACCTGCCCCGCGCGCGCACCGCCTACGGCTTCTGCGCGCTGCTGGAGAGTCCGCACACCCGCCGCAAGGAGTCACTCTTCCTCGGGGACTCCGGCGCCGGCGCGCTCCTGCGGCCGTCCGCCGCTCAGCCCGTGTCCAGCCTCCcggcccacacctgcagcagcGGCAACTGCGAAGGAGGCGTTCCCTGCGCGTCCCAAGGCTGCCCGCGAAGTCCGGGCGCAGCCTCCGCCGCAACCCCGGCGGCTCCTGGCAGCTCCCGGTCACCTTGGGACGCGCCCACCTCGCCGCCCTACTGCCGCCTCCTACGCGCCACCGACCGGCTGCTGGGCCGGGCGCTGCGAGCCCGGAGGAGTCGTCGTCTGGTCCGCGCCCGCTCAGTCTCCAGCGGGGACGAAGACCAGGAGCGCGACGCCTGCTCCGAGCCGCTGACCCTAGCCCCCTCTAAGTCCCCGCCGTGGTTACTTCCGGTCCCAGGGGCCGAGGGCCTGGAGGCCGAGGGCACCGTGGCTCTGGGTCGCACCGGCGGCGCCCTGCGCCTGGCCGCCGAGTACTGCCGGCGCAGCGGGCGCCTCCGCATTCGGCTGCTGCGCGCCGAGGGCCTGGCGGGAGGCGCCTCCGAGCCCCGCGCCCTGAGCTGTCGTGTCAGCTTCGTCCTGCAACCTCCGGGCAAGGCGCGCAAGCAGCGCAGCACCGTGGTCCGGCGGAGTCGCAACCCGGGGTTGGACCAGGACTTCTGCTTTGAGGGGCTCACGGAGGACGAGGTGCGCCGCGTGGCGGTGCATGTCAAGGCCAAGCAGAAGGGTCGCGGCTTGGAGCGGGGCCGCCCGCTGGGCCAGGGCGAGCTGCTGCTGGGCTCCCTCCTGCTCTAA